GCTTCGTCGCGGCCATTGTGGAAGCGTGGTATCGAGCTGTTGATGAAGCACACCGGCGCCGATTGCCGGCCTATCCAGAAGAGGGCCGAGGCGCCTTTCCAGTTATCGGGTTGCTCTTCGTAGGTGCCCCCCAGCCAAATGGCGTCGACCGGCAGCGTCGTCCCCTTTTTGCGGGCTTCGCGGGCGCGCCCCACCGACTCCTCGGTGACGAAAGAGGAGATGCCGTCCATGTTGATGACGGCTCCTATTTTGCCGCTTTTGTTCTGTGTGCCGAGAAGCATGGCCAGCTGGCCGCCGGCCGAACAGCCCGACACGGCAATCTTCTTGCGGTCGATGCCATATCGCTTGGCATTCTTGTAAATCCATGTGATGGCATCTTCGAGGTCTTCGACCCCGGCGGGATAGAGCGCTTCGGGTATCAGTCGGTATTCGACGGGAATGGTTACATACCCCCGGGCGGCGACTTGCTGCGCCAGGGGGACTTGCAATTCGGGGCTTCCCGAGTTCCAACCGCCGCCGTGAATCATGAGCAGGACGGGATATTTCTTGTCGTCGTCGGGGCGATAGATGTTCATTTTCAGCGCATGTTCACCCCATGGGTTCGACACGGTCTTGTAGGTCACCCCTTCGTAGGCGCGCACCCCCTCGGGGAGGGAGGTTCTTACCGGTTCGATGTAGGGACGGTATTTCCGTTCTTTCTTGTAGGTGCCGT
The sequence above is drawn from the Candidatus Caccoplasma merdavium genome and encodes:
- a CDS encoding alpha/beta hydrolase; this encodes MKTSLLTTAFCLLWFATTTAQTVIIDGVPRDTSFTLDGTYKKERKYRPYIEPVRTSLPEGVRAYEGVTYKTVSNPWGEHALKMNIYRPDDDKKYPVLLMIHGGGWNSGSPELQVPLAQQVAARGYVTIPVEYRLIPEALYPAGVEDLEDAITWIYKNAKRYGIDRKKIAVSGCSAGGQLAMLLGTQNKSGKIGAVINMDGISSFVTEESVGRAREARKKGTTLPVDAIWLGGTYEEQPDNWKGASALFWIGRQSAPVCFINSSIPRFHNGRDEAIEQLHALGIYTEVHTFDDTPHTYWFFRPWFDDTVSYMADFLDKIFKGK